The Punica granatum isolate Tunisia-2019 chromosome 4, ASM765513v2, whole genome shotgun sequence genome has a window encoding:
- the LOC116205067 gene encoding uncharacterized protein LOC116205067: MVISSDEDEGYISKELVDKCISDDEKSEEEFRKYPEFDENATFGEVQLQLNMLFPNLIMFKKAVADYNIAVGRVFKFVKNDNERVRTKCRSDGCKWEIFCSWSNEVKTFKVKKFVEPHTCARGFKNKQANKKWLAIQLVDELRSYPTMSAHDAFEWFKRYRGIHVDEHMLYRAMRLARTIVEGSEKLQYQKLWDYCEELRRHNPNSTFGLQVNRPTLELPPTFDRLYICFNANVQGFKAGCRPLIGLDGCFRKGYYGGQLLSAVAQDGNQHFYVIAIAVVEQESRDTWSWFLRNLLGDIGQYSDNGWNFISDQQKGLKLALEELCPGAPHRNCVLHIWRNFYSKYKNMELTKQLWKCARNTTMVEFDQNMMIMKRMNEDAWAWLKRFKPDAWSKAGFSDYPKNDNLLNNTCEQFNSKIVKFRGKPIITMLEEIRCYLMGKMNKHRLRANSFVGPICPVAQSRLDKCRKDSSYWTPEWVGDAAGYKFQVWKRPQCKVVDLGAGTCSCRMWQLTGIPCAHAIACMAYNNLEPEKYVHSWYSTERWRATYVPYIEPITGENDWHLTELPPIEPPAFKRPSGRPKQRKRQSEGETSNSSKATRKYGETHCSRCGEAGHNVRRCTKEANNDAPNKRGNRRTTGGSNASDSQVEPPLGPSGPIVGSQDSIILGSSVPVSASHSFAQVQRRPFSSGMGIPANQGPNWRPPTPFNQSPSPSTFPFRLHAALMGRSNWSSHTYRPPPIRPRVLPQVSTASASTSHSSSSQGSNTISRRT, encoded by the exons GTGGACAAGTGTATCTCTGATGATGAGAAGAGTGAAGAGGAGTTCAGAAAGTACCCCGAGTTTGATGAGAATGCCACATTTGGGGAGGTTCAATTACAATTAAACATGTTATTCCCGAACTTAATTATGTTCAAGAAAGCTGTGGCAGATTATAATATAGCAGTAGGAAGGGTATTCAAGTTTGTGAAGAATGACAACGAAAGGGTTAGGACAAAGTGTAGATCGGACGGGTGCAAATGGGAGATCTTCTGTTCTTGGAGTAATGAGGTGAAAACTTTCAAAGTAAAGAAGTTCGTGGAGCCACATACTTGTGCTAGGGGGTTCAAAAACAAGCAAGCTAATAAGAAGTGGTTGGCTATTCAGCTTGTTGATGAATTAAGATCATACCCGACAATGTCAGCACATGATGCTTTTGAGTGGTTCAAAAGGTACAGAGGTATTCATGTAGATGAACACATGTTATACAGAGCAATGAGGTTGGCCAGAACAATTGTAGAGGGATCTGAGAAGTTGCAATATCAAAAATTGTGGGACTACTGTGAGGAACTTAGGAGGCATAATCCTAATTCTACATTTGGTTTGCAAGTAAATAGACCTACTCTAGAGTTGCCACCAACATTTGATAGACTATACATTTGCTTTAATGCAAATGTTCAGGGGTTTAAAGCAGGATGTAGACCCCTCATTGGGCTGGATGGGTGTTTTCGAAAGGGGTACTATGGAGGACAGTTACTGTCTGCGGTTGCTCAAGATGGCAATCAACATTTCTATGTGATTGCAATAGCTGTTGTTGAGCAAGAAAGTAGGGATACATGGAGTTGGTTTTTGAGAAATTTGCTTGGGGATATTGGACAATATAGTGACAATGGTTGGAACTTTATATCAGATCAACAGAAG GGTTTGAAATTGGCTTTGGAGGAATTATGTCCTGGTGCTCCACACAGGAATTGCGTATTGCACATATGGAGGAACTTCTACAGCAAGTACAAGAACATGGAACTAACCAAGCAACTCTGGAAATGTGCAAGAAATACCACAATGGTGGAGTTTGATcaaaatatgatgataatgaagaGAATGAATGAGGATGCATGGGCATGGCTGAAAAGATTCAAGCCCGACGCTTGGAGCAAAGCTGGATTTAGTGATTATCCTAAGAATGATAATCTACTAAACAATACTTGTGAGCAGTTTAACTCGAAGATTGTGAAGTTTAGAGGTAAGCCAATCATTACGATGCTTGAAGAGATTAGATGTTAtttgatggggaagatgaataAGCACAGATTGCGGGCAAATAGCTTTGTGGGTCCAATTTGTCCAGTAGCACAAAGTAGGCTGGACAAGTGTAGAAAAGATAGTTCATATTGGACCCCTGAATGGGTTGGTGATGCAGCGGGTTACAAATTTCAAGTATGGAAAAGGCCCCAATGTAAGGTGGTAGATTTAGGTGCTGGGACTTGCAGTTGTAGAATGTGGCAGTTAACCGGGATACCATGTGCACATGCTATTGCTTGCATGGCTTACAATAATTTGGAACCTGAGAAGTATGTTCATTCATGGTATTCCACTGAACGATGGAGAGCCACTTATGTCCCATACATTGAACCAATTACTGGTGAAAATGACTGGCACCTCACTGAACTGCCACCAATTGAGCCACCTGCATTTAAAAGACCGTCTGGAAGGCCTAAGCAAAGGAAAAGACAATCTGAGGGTGAGACAAGCAACTCATCCAAGGCAACAAGAAAGTATGGTGAGACTCACTGCTCTAGATGTGGAGAGGCCGGGCACAACGTTAGGAGATGTACGAAAGAAGCCAATAATGATGCTCCAAATAAGAGAGGAAACAGAAGAACAACTGGGGGTTCTAATGCATCTGATTCACAG GTTGAACCCCCATTAGGCCCCTCAGGCCCCATTGTAGGGTCTCAAGACTCTATCATCCTCGGGTCCAGCGTACCTGTTTCAGCTTCACATTCTTTTGCTCAG GTTCAAAGAAGGCCTTTTAGCTCTGGAATGGGGATACCAGCAAACCAAGGTCCCAATTGGAGGCCTCCAACACCATTTAATCAATCTCCAAGTCCAAGCACATTTCCATTCAGATTACATGCAGCACTGATGGGTAGAAGCAATTGGAGTTCTCATACTTATAGACCCCCTCCTATAAGGCCAAGAGTGCTTCCACAAGTTTCAACAGCTTCAGCGTCGACTTCCCATTCAAGCTCATCGCAAGGATCAAACACTATCAGTCGAAGAACTTGA